From Streptomyces sp. NBC_00690, a single genomic window includes:
- the panB gene encoding 3-methyl-2-oxobutanoate hydroxymethyltransferase, with amino-acid sequence MTLQAAHKPADSSKTLYGGKGTRRITVHDIAGAKDRGEKWPMLTAYDAMIASVFDEAGIPVVLVGDSMGNAHLGYETTVPVTMDEIALLSAAVVRGTRRAMVVADLPFGSYQESPVQALRNATRLVKEAGVGAIKLEGGERSLAQTEQIVQAGIPVMSHLGLTPQSVNTMGYRVQGRGDEAAHRLLHDAKAAQEAGAFAVVLEMVPAQLAAEVTRSLQIPTIGIGAGPDTDAQVLVWTDMAGLTAGKVPRFTKQYADLRSTLGDAAKAFADDVVGGAFPQEEHTFH; translated from the coding sequence ATGACGCTTCAGGCTGCCCACAAGCCCGCCGACAGCAGCAAGACGCTGTACGGCGGCAAGGGCACTCGCCGCATCACGGTCCATGACATCGCCGGCGCCAAGGATCGCGGCGAGAAGTGGCCCATGCTCACCGCCTACGACGCGATGATCGCGTCCGTCTTCGACGAGGCCGGAATCCCGGTCGTGCTCGTCGGCGACTCCATGGGGAACGCCCACCTCGGCTACGAGACCACGGTCCCGGTCACCATGGACGAGATCGCGCTGCTCTCCGCGGCCGTCGTGCGCGGCACCCGGCGGGCCATGGTCGTCGCCGACCTGCCCTTCGGCTCGTACCAGGAGAGCCCGGTCCAGGCCCTGCGCAACGCGACCCGGCTGGTGAAGGAGGCGGGCGTCGGTGCGATCAAGCTGGAGGGCGGAGAGCGCTCACTGGCCCAGACGGAGCAGATCGTGCAGGCGGGCATCCCCGTGATGTCGCACCTCGGTCTGACCCCACAGTCCGTGAACACCATGGGCTACCGCGTACAGGGCCGCGGCGACGAGGCGGCCCACCGTCTGCTGCACGACGCGAAGGCCGCTCAGGAGGCGGGCGCGTTCGCCGTCGTCCTGGAGATGGTGCCTGCGCAACTCGCAGCCGAGGTCACACGCTCGCTCCAGATCCCCACCATCGGCATCGGAGCCGGGCCCGACACCGACGCACAGGTCCTCGTCTGGACCGACATGGCGGGCCTCACCGCCGGCAAGGTGCCCCGTTTCACCAAGCAGTACGCCGATCTGCGCAGCACGCTGGGCGATGCCGCCAAGGCATTCGCTGACGACGTCGTCGGCGGCGCGTTCCCGCAGGAGGAGCACACCTTCCACTGA
- a CDS encoding ATP-binding cassette domain-containing protein, with translation MTHYDRSDTSHRGEGAHTVEVRGLVKHYGTTKALDGVDLDIPEGTVMGVLGPNGAGKTTLVRCLSTLVVPDSGTARVAGYDVVHQPHELRRTIGLTGQYASVDEKLSGWENLQMIGRLLDLSRRDARARADAMLERFSLTDAARRPVIQYSGGMRRRLDLAASLIGRPAVLYLDEPTTGLDPRTRNEVWDEVEGMADEGVTVLLTTQYMEEAEQLADALTVVDRGRVIANGGVDELKAKVGGRTLHIRPSEPERLPEMARALTEAGLDGIAGVSVVPDAQLVTVPILSDAQLTSVIGVLSARGFGIAHISTELPRLDDVFLSLTGTTPPATTQHDSTQATDAAIPEYTS, from the coding sequence ATGACGCACTACGACCGCAGCGACACTTCCCACCGGGGCGAGGGCGCCCACACCGTCGAGGTGAGGGGGCTGGTCAAGCACTACGGCACGACCAAGGCACTCGACGGCGTGGACCTCGACATCCCCGAGGGCACGGTGATGGGCGTACTCGGCCCCAACGGCGCAGGCAAAACCACCCTCGTGCGCTGTCTGTCCACCCTCGTCGTCCCCGACTCCGGCACCGCCAGGGTCGCCGGTTACGACGTGGTGCACCAGCCGCACGAACTGCGGCGCACCATCGGGCTCACCGGCCAGTACGCATCCGTCGACGAGAAGCTCTCCGGGTGGGAGAACCTCCAGATGATCGGGCGGCTGCTCGACCTCTCCCGCAGGGATGCCCGTGCCCGCGCCGACGCCATGCTGGAACGCTTCTCGCTCACGGACGCGGCCAGGAGGCCCGTCATCCAGTACTCGGGCGGAATGCGCCGACGCCTCGACCTCGCCGCCTCGTTGATCGGCCGGCCCGCCGTCCTCTACCTCGACGAACCCACCACGGGGCTGGACCCCAGGACCCGCAACGAGGTCTGGGATGAGGTGGAGGGCATGGCGGACGAGGGTGTCACCGTCCTCCTCACCACGCAGTACATGGAGGAAGCCGAACAGCTCGCCGACGCATTGACCGTCGTCGATCGCGGGCGGGTCATCGCCAACGGCGGTGTGGACGAGTTGAAGGCCAAGGTCGGCGGACGCACCCTGCATATCCGCCCCAGCGAACCCGAGCGGCTGCCCGAGATGGCTCGGGCGCTCACGGAGGCCGGCCTCGACGGAATCGCAGGAGTCAGTGTCGTCCCCGACGCCCAGTTGGTGACGGTTCCGATCCTGAGCGACGCACAACTGACCTCCGTGATCGGCGTCCTGTCGGCCCGGGGCTTCGGCATCGCCCACATCTCCACCGAACTGCCCCGCCTGGACGACGTCTTCCTCTCCCTCACCGGCACCACCCCACCGGCCACCACCCAGCACGACTCGACCCAAGCGACCGACGCAGCCATCCCGGAGTACACCTCATGA